A DNA window from Nitrospira sp. contains the following coding sequences:
- a CDS encoding hypothetical protein (Evidence 5 : Unknown function; MaGe:77310543), which produces MTALRQHAGVLQVDPNLMPDHLLIDLVRQELAEERLTAIANSAIAGNQCRAEIMKSCITAELSPLHTNTP; this is translated from the coding sequence ATGACAGCCCTTCGACAGCACGCCGGCGTTCTCCAGGTGGATCCGAACCTGATGCCAGACCATCTGCTGATCGATCTGGTCCGACAAGAGCTCGCCGAGGAGCGCCTAACCGCGATCGCAAATAGCGCGATTGCCGGAAATCAGTGCCGGGCTGAAATCATGAAATCGTGCATCACCGCAGAGCTGTCGCCTCTCCATACCAACACACCGTAA
- a CDS encoding Glycine--tRNA ligase beta subunit (MaGe:77310553): MPKTQTPSRARAKIVTKKSAGRSAPTTAELLLEIGVEELPYQFIAPALARLKESAEQLLTEQRLSFQAVRTLGTPRRLTLVVEGVVTQQASVLKEAMGPSKAVAFDQTGQPTRAAVGFAAGQGVAVQDLEVRQTPKGEYLFAVKREEGRSSKAVLTELLPQLVCKLAFPKAMKWNEAGVRFARPVRWLVVLFGGAVLPIEAAGIKAGNRTRGHRVLGSKQGVVVRDCASYVKALEKDGVIPDPERRRAIISEQIATLCQKTGFVLNQDAALLDQAVYTTEWPHAIVGSFKDLYLDVPEEILITSMKEHQGFFSLRHKTTGKLMAQFIAVANNRVKDMGLIREGNERVLAARLADAKFFYDDDRTIALRDRVEKLQGIVFHQKAGTLYQKTLRMIDQVTLLASKLGLDPDGQTACRYAAELSKTDLLSGIVGEFPTLQGIMGGYYAAHDGELAKVASAIRDHYLPRGMDERLPETLEGKILSLADKLDTICAFFRAGITPRGSEDPYALRRHALSIVRIIVEGKLRLDLSAAIDTADEIAERDVKSTGAMLDDPRQFIFERFRFYSGMLHIKRDDVLAAVCKTAYSRRPLDLVDMLERMKALESVTTKPEFDPLIVGFKRAHRLVEKEQWDRQPVASAIFQDPTESALHTAVSEERENMEASMQASDYGKALESLVRLKPAIDAFFAAVMVNADDKAVRGNRLSLLKEVDEVFLSFADFSQIVVQGS, translated from the coding sequence ATGCCGAAAACCCAGACACCATCCCGCGCCCGCGCGAAGATTGTCACGAAGAAAAGTGCCGGCCGGTCTGCGCCAACGACGGCAGAGTTGTTGTTGGAGATCGGAGTCGAAGAGCTGCCCTATCAGTTTATCGCTCCCGCGCTGGCCCGCTTGAAAGAATCCGCCGAGCAGTTGCTTACTGAGCAGCGTCTCTCGTTCCAGGCGGTCCGCACACTCGGGACCCCCCGGAGGCTGACACTTGTGGTTGAGGGAGTGGTCACGCAGCAGGCGTCCGTTCTGAAGGAAGCGATGGGGCCGTCCAAGGCGGTAGCGTTCGATCAGACGGGGCAGCCGACGAGAGCCGCCGTGGGATTTGCCGCCGGGCAGGGCGTGGCGGTGCAGGATTTGGAAGTTCGGCAGACGCCGAAAGGCGAGTATCTCTTTGCGGTCAAACGCGAAGAGGGCCGGTCGTCGAAAGCTGTCCTCACAGAACTTCTGCCGCAACTTGTCTGCAAGCTGGCATTCCCGAAGGCGATGAAATGGAATGAGGCCGGCGTTCGCTTTGCGCGGCCGGTGCGCTGGCTGGTCGTCCTGTTTGGCGGTGCGGTCCTGCCGATCGAGGCGGCCGGAATCAAGGCGGGGAATCGGACGCGGGGCCACCGAGTGCTTGGATCGAAACAAGGCGTGGTGGTTCGGGATTGCGCCAGCTACGTGAAGGCACTGGAGAAAGACGGGGTCATTCCCGATCCTGAACGCCGCCGGGCGATCATCTCCGAGCAGATTGCGACCTTGTGCCAGAAGACGGGATTTGTGCTGAATCAAGATGCCGCGTTGCTCGATCAGGCGGTCTATACGACGGAATGGCCTCACGCGATCGTTGGATCGTTCAAGGATCTGTATCTTGATGTGCCTGAAGAAATTTTGATCACGTCGATGAAAGAACATCAGGGATTTTTCTCGCTCCGTCATAAGACGACCGGGAAGCTGATGGCGCAGTTCATCGCGGTGGCGAACAATCGCGTCAAGGACATGGGCCTCATCCGCGAAGGCAATGAGCGAGTGTTGGCAGCGCGGCTAGCCGACGCCAAGTTCTTCTATGACGATGATCGGACAATCGCGCTGCGCGATCGAGTTGAGAAGCTTCAAGGCATAGTTTTTCATCAAAAGGCAGGAACGCTCTATCAAAAAACATTGAGGATGATTGATCAAGTTACTTTGCTTGCGTCAAAACTTGGTTTGGATCCTGACGGTCAAACTGCTTGCCGATATGCTGCTGAACTCAGCAAGACGGACTTGCTTTCCGGAATAGTTGGCGAATTCCCGACTTTGCAGGGAATTATGGGCGGATATTATGCTGCTCATGATGGTGAACTAGCCAAAGTGGCTTCTGCCATACGAGATCACTATCTTCCTCGTGGTATGGATGAACGGTTGCCGGAAACGCTAGAAGGGAAAATCCTGTCTCTTGCGGACAAGCTCGACACAATTTGTGCGTTCTTTCGTGCGGGAATTACACCTCGTGGCTCCGAAGATCCTTATGCCCTTAGACGACACGCTCTTTCTATCGTTCGTATAATTGTCGAGGGAAAGCTAAGGCTAGATTTGAGTGCGGCAATAGACACAGCCGATGAGATTGCGGAGAGGGATGTAAAGAGTACAGGGGCAATGCTTGATGACCCTCGCCAATTTATTTTTGAGCGGTTTCGTTTTTATTCTGGAATGCTGCATATAAAACGAGATGACGTTTTGGCTGCAGTTTGCAAAACGGCATATTCGAGAAGACCACTTGACTTAGTCGACATGCTTGAGCGGATGAAGGCGCTGGAATCTGTAACAACGAAACCGGAGTTCGATCCGTTGATCGTCGGATTCAAGCGCGCCCATCGGCTGGTTGAAAAAGAGCAATGGGATCGTCAACCGGTGGCTTCGGCGATCTTTCAGGATCCTACCGAGTCGGCGCTCCATACGGCCGTATCCGAGGAGCGTGAAAACATGGAGGCCTCGATGCAGGCGAGCGACTACGGCAAGGCGCTGGAGTCTCTTGTTCGTCTCAAGCCGGCCATCGATGCGTTCTTTGCCGCAGTGATGGTGAATGCCGACGACAAGGCCGTGCGTGGCAATCGACTGTCTCTCTTGAAAGAAGTAGATGAGGTCTTCCTATCGTTCGCGGACTTCTCGCAGATTGTGGTACAAGGGAGTTAG
- a CDS encoding hypothetical protein (Evidence 5 : Unknown function; MaGe:77310548), with amino-acid sequence MGLQPQSVGRCGLFARGVELALNATAVMMSNMKRIIADTPFVGSTEQYMSQTDIYR; translated from the coding sequence TTGGGACTACAACCTCAAAGTGTTGGACGGTGCGGGCTGTTTGCCAGAGGCGTTGAGCTAGCGCTCAACGCAACAGCCGTCATGATGAGCAATATGAAAAGGATCATTGCAGATACTCCATTTGTCGGGAGTACAGAGCAATATATGAGCCAAACGGATATCTATCGCTAA
- a CDS encoding Fibronectin type III domain-containing protein (MaGe:77310547) — MKEARYMRNELRNQSIRALSTCTLLTICALLTGCGGGGGGEGSPSVSMPSSSALPTASLAWNPIQNSSIIGYYVHYGRQSPGQSGSCSYESAQFVESPNATISDLQPNTRYYFTVSAYNGLESACSSEVSTVTPSSQA, encoded by the coding sequence TTGAAGGAAGCCCGTTACATGAGAAATGAACTGAGAAACCAATCCATTCGTGCGTTATCCACATGCACGCTCTTGACTATCTGCGCATTGCTAACTGGCTGTGGCGGCGGCGGTGGCGGGGAAGGATCGCCCTCCGTCTCAATGCCCTCAAGTTCGGCGCTCCCAACTGCCTCGCTTGCATGGAACCCTATACAGAATTCATCGATCATCGGATACTATGTCCACTATGGACGACAGTCTCCCGGACAGTCTGGCTCTTGCTCATATGAATCGGCCCAATTTGTCGAGTCACCGAACGCCACAATTTCAGACCTTCAACCCAACACCCGCTACTACTTTACGGTCAGTGCCTACAATGGCCTCGAAAGCGCCTGCTCAAGCGAAGTCTCGACCGTGACGCCTTCATCTCAAGCCTAG
- a CDS encoding hypothetical protein (Evidence 4 : Unknown function but conserved in other organisms; MaGe:77310554) — translation MAQEFPSQAGLAEPGNEALRSTRVQRYARIVTIVLIVLCNGIFLFGMWASGVNLDELANTQDQFNSQSDVCLRLSWQRLAGSTEPIRLCSEWINLSDPTGKPHVLDKNTKVRQGSDGRYYVDHGIKADYRLVGVVGFVVAVIVFGMLTRRYLVNRYRRQLEMDASRPVV, via the coding sequence ATGGCGCAAGAGTTCCCATCGCAGGCTGGCCTGGCAGAACCTGGGAATGAGGCGCTGCGTTCCACTCGTGTGCAGCGCTATGCGCGGATCGTCACGATTGTCCTGATCGTACTCTGCAACGGGATTTTCCTGTTTGGCATGTGGGCGAGCGGTGTCAACCTCGATGAATTGGCCAATACGCAAGATCAGTTCAATTCTCAAAGCGATGTCTGCCTTCGTCTCAGTTGGCAGCGTCTTGCCGGATCGACTGAGCCGATCCGTCTTTGCTCCGAATGGATCAATCTCTCGGATCCGACGGGCAAGCCTCATGTGCTGGACAAAAACACCAAAGTACGGCAGGGTTCCGATGGGCGCTACTATGTGGATCATGGCATCAAGGCCGATTATCGTCTCGTGGGAGTGGTTGGATTTGTCGTGGCGGTCATCGTCTTCGGGATGCTGACGCGCCGGTATTTGGTTAATCGATACCGGCGTCAACTCGAAATGGATGCAAGCAGACCAGTCGTCTAG
- a CDS encoding putative membrane transporter protein (Evidence 3 : Putative function from multiple computational evidences; MaGe:77310549) — MDQIVLVLITFVAATVNGALGYGFSSITMPVALIFYTNRILNPAMVLVELVLNSYVLFLNRQNIPNILRRVVPILIGLAVGVAIGSYILSLVQPAWVKLTTYAMLLPLILLQAAGIRKPIKAEKTIGVPFGVGIGTLYSVTTISGPPLALLFNNQGYEKQDFRAALGVIRVAEAALTAIAYGIIGFYSVESMEVMPYIVPSVLLGIPLGAFLIRWMDPETFRRLCMSFDAVVVGFGLSRVLVELQLASTFTTYSILSIVVLLNAFLLYRYFQTRAVP, encoded by the coding sequence ATGGATCAGATTGTCCTTGTTCTCATTACCTTCGTTGCGGCAACCGTTAATGGCGCGCTGGGCTACGGCTTCTCTTCGATCACGATGCCGGTGGCCCTCATTTTCTATACGAATCGCATCTTGAATCCAGCCATGGTGCTCGTCGAGCTGGTCCTGAATAGCTATGTCCTTTTTCTGAACCGCCAAAACATCCCCAATATTCTCCGCCGGGTGGTGCCGATTCTGATCGGCCTTGCCGTGGGTGTCGCCATCGGCAGTTACATCCTCTCTTTAGTGCAACCGGCCTGGGTGAAGCTCACCACCTATGCCATGCTGTTACCCCTGATCCTCCTGCAAGCCGCTGGCATCCGCAAACCGATCAAGGCCGAAAAAACCATCGGCGTCCCGTTCGGAGTCGGCATCGGCACGCTCTATTCCGTCACGACCATCTCCGGGCCGCCGCTGGCGCTGCTGTTTAATAATCAGGGATATGAAAAGCAAGATTTCCGTGCGGCGCTAGGCGTCATCCGGGTCGCAGAAGCGGCGCTGACCGCAATCGCCTACGGCATCATCGGATTTTACAGCGTCGAAAGCATGGAGGTCATGCCCTACATCGTGCCGAGCGTCTTACTCGGTATTCCGCTCGGCGCGTTCTTGATCCGCTGGATGGATCCGGAAACATTCCGACGGCTCTGCATGAGCTTCGATGCCGTCGTCGTCGGATTCGGGCTCTCAAGAGTGCTCGTCGAGCTACAACTTGCCAGCACCTTTACTACGTACAGCATTCTTTCAATCGTTGTGCTGCTCAATGCGTTTCTTCTGTATCGATACTTTCAAACCCGCGCCGTTCCATAA
- a CDS encoding Crp/Fnr family transcriptional regulator (MaGe:77310545), with the protein MSKRPSTSPDKRLSSSPSDELNHIPLLKILSSTDRRRVLQDLTERRYTKRDVIFREGDPTEYFHIVKEGTVKCVKSSPEGKECTLKMLMPGDLFCCDAAAFEGAFHPGTAQPMGDVSILRMNKKSYFDMLRRNPDAAIEVIKHLGTRLNEAQEKAKILALDRADQRLASLLVELATKNGVKDPQGIALPMRLTRQDMANMVGTTTETAIRIMSRFKRERLVSGTATRLIIRDLAGLKALASA; encoded by the coding sequence TTGTCGAAGCGGCCAAGCACATCGCCCGATAAGCGGTTGAGCTCATCGCCCTCGGATGAGCTCAACCATATTCCTCTGCTTAAGATCCTTTCCAGCACAGACCGCCGGCGCGTGCTTCAGGACTTGACCGAGCGGCGCTATACGAAACGCGATGTCATTTTCCGGGAGGGCGACCCGACCGAATACTTCCACATCGTAAAGGAGGGCACGGTCAAGTGCGTCAAGTCGAGCCCGGAAGGAAAAGAATGCACCCTCAAGATGCTGATGCCGGGCGATCTCTTTTGCTGCGACGCGGCGGCGTTTGAGGGGGCCTTCCATCCAGGCACTGCGCAGCCGATGGGCGATGTCAGCATCCTGCGCATGAATAAGAAATCCTACTTCGACATGCTGCGGCGCAATCCCGACGCCGCCATTGAAGTCATCAAGCATCTCGGCACCCGCCTCAACGAAGCTCAAGAGAAAGCCAAAATCCTTGCCCTCGACCGTGCCGACCAGCGATTGGCCTCGCTTCTGGTGGAGCTCGCGACGAAGAACGGCGTGAAAGACCCGCAAGGCATCGCTCTCCCCATGCGGCTGACCCGCCAAGATATGGCCAACATGGTCGGCACGACGACAGAGACCGCCATTCGCATCATGAGTCGATTCAAACGCGAGCGCCTGGTGTCCGGAACGGCGACCCGCCTCATTATTCGCGATCTCGCTGGGCTCAAAGCCCTAGCCTCCGCCTGA
- a CDS encoding Transketolase (MaGe:77310546), which produces MASAALSPETLNALHNKATQLRIESVRATSEAASGHPSSCCSAADIVAALFFSVMRYDPKNPKAPNSDRFILSKGHAAPLLYAAWAEAGLFPKSDLLKLRTLASDLEGHPTPRLPFVDMATGSLGQGLPVGIGIALNAKFVDKYDHRTYVLMGDGESVEGSNWEAAEVARHHGLDNLCAIVDVNRLGQSDPTMLQHNMEGYRARWSGFGWHAIVVDGHDIAALLAAFDEASRTKGKPTVLLAKTFKGHGLSFMEDSPNWHGKPVPKGEETQKAIEELTKQLKPGNGTVQINRLAPTTAAPVTKTAMPPSPYKVGDAAATREAFGVALEALGGANSSVVGLDADVKNSTYTDKFGKKFPNRFFENFIAEQNMLGAAAGLAACGKVPFVATFAAFFTRAYDFVRMAAISESNIKLVGTHVGVSIGEDGPSQMGLEDIAMMAAQPDIVVLYPSDATCTYRLVEAAANHKGMVYIRAGRPKSLVLYGPDETFPIGGSKTIRQSANDALTIVAAGVTLFEALKAHDQLKAAGIAVRVMDLYSIAPIDQAALIANARATHGRLLTVEDHYAHGGLGDAVLSAVSDEGVKVHKLAVRVIPHSGKPDELVDHFGIGARSIVEAAKHIAR; this is translated from the coding sequence ATGGCCAGTGCAGCCCTATCCCCAGAAACCCTCAACGCTCTCCATAACAAGGCCACGCAACTCCGAATCGAAAGTGTTCGCGCCACATCTGAAGCGGCCAGCGGCCACCCATCCAGCTGTTGTTCCGCTGCCGACATCGTGGCGGCCCTCTTCTTCTCCGTCATGCGGTACGATCCGAAAAACCCCAAAGCGCCGAACAGCGATCGATTCATTCTGTCAAAAGGGCATGCCGCCCCTCTGCTCTACGCAGCCTGGGCCGAAGCAGGCCTGTTCCCCAAGAGCGACCTCTTGAAATTACGAACATTGGCGTCCGATCTCGAGGGCCACCCGACGCCGCGGCTCCCCTTTGTCGATATGGCCACGGGCTCGCTTGGACAAGGCCTCCCCGTCGGCATCGGCATTGCCCTGAACGCAAAGTTCGTCGATAAGTACGATCATCGAACCTACGTCCTGATGGGCGATGGCGAATCCGTCGAAGGATCGAATTGGGAAGCGGCTGAAGTGGCCCGGCATCATGGCCTGGATAATCTCTGCGCCATCGTCGATGTGAATCGGCTCGGACAAAGCGACCCCACCATGCTGCAACACAACATGGAAGGCTATCGCGCGCGCTGGTCCGGTTTCGGCTGGCATGCCATCGTGGTCGACGGTCACGACATCGCCGCGCTCCTTGCCGCCTTCGATGAAGCGTCCCGCACAAAAGGCAAGCCGACGGTCTTATTGGCTAAAACCTTCAAAGGGCACGGTCTTTCCTTCATGGAAGACAGCCCCAATTGGCATGGAAAGCCGGTTCCCAAGGGCGAAGAGACGCAAAAGGCCATCGAGGAACTGACCAAGCAACTCAAACCCGGCAACGGGACCGTGCAGATCAATCGACTGGCTCCAACGACCGCCGCGCCAGTGACGAAAACTGCGATGCCCCCGTCCCCCTATAAAGTAGGCGACGCCGCCGCCACGCGAGAAGCCTTTGGCGTGGCGCTTGAGGCATTAGGCGGGGCAAACTCTTCTGTCGTCGGCCTGGACGCGGACGTGAAAAACTCCACCTATACAGACAAGTTCGGCAAGAAATTCCCGAATCGATTCTTTGAAAACTTCATTGCCGAGCAGAATATGCTGGGTGCGGCCGCAGGCCTCGCCGCCTGCGGGAAAGTCCCCTTTGTCGCCACCTTCGCCGCATTCTTCACGCGCGCGTACGACTTCGTTCGGATGGCGGCCATCAGCGAATCCAATATCAAGCTCGTCGGAACCCACGTGGGAGTCAGCATCGGCGAAGACGGCCCATCCCAAATGGGACTGGAAGACATTGCCATGATGGCGGCACAGCCCGACATCGTCGTCCTCTATCCGTCGGACGCCACCTGTACCTATCGTCTTGTCGAAGCGGCCGCTAACCATAAAGGCATGGTCTACATTCGCGCAGGGCGCCCGAAATCGCTGGTGCTCTACGGACCGGACGAGACCTTCCCCATCGGAGGCAGCAAGACGATCCGCCAAAGCGCCAACGATGCGCTGACAATCGTCGCGGCCGGAGTCACACTGTTCGAAGCCCTCAAAGCCCACGACCAGCTAAAGGCCGCTGGCATCGCCGTGCGGGTGATGGACCTCTACAGCATCGCGCCCATAGACCAAGCCGCCCTCATCGCCAACGCGCGCGCCACCCACGGCCGCCTGCTGACCGTTGAAGACCACTACGCGCACGGTGGGCTCGGCGATGCCGTCTTGAGCGCGGTCAGCGACGAAGGCGTGAAAGTCCACAAGCTCGCCGTTCGGGTCATTCCCCACAGCGGTAAGCCGGATGAACTCGTCGATCATTTTGGCATCGGAGCGCGATCCATTGTCGAAGCGGCCAAGCACATCGCCCGATAA
- a CDS encoding hypothetical protein (Evidence 5 : Unknown function; MaGe:77310551), translating into MLALRNLMALERRLFVSERELNEGAESVFAFFGKLHALSF; encoded by the coding sequence GTGCTGGCGCTTCGCAATTTGATGGCGCTGGAGCGTCGTCTGTTCGTAAGCGAGCGTGAGCTCAATGAGGGCGCGGAGTCCGTATTCGCTTTTTTTGGAAAGCTTCACGCCTTGTCTTTCTAA
- a CDS encoding Copper-containing nitrite reductase (MaGe:77310544) has translation MMGKQSQRVTTLAGVAAIALAGLLGQPSSASAKTHDVHMTAVESDIIIDGGGEKYAAWTFNGTMPGPVVRVTEGDTINFTLTNPATNKNPHAMDFHAAEVDFLKNYKSVNTGETHNFTFVAKKPGIFFYHCGAPPMIQHIARGMFGAIIVDPKDASALPKADREYVLVQSEYFKNPGDVQAMFDRKFDGMMFNGGIFKYHPFVTGGGKLDAKPGERVRIYFVNAGPNEFSSFHPIGEIWDNVYESGNPANKLTGVQTYVVGPGSAATFDVVVESAGAYPLVTHSLTGALRGAIAVLVASPDAKPSTNLMPMVPWELPAKK, from the coding sequence ATGATGGGGAAACAATCACAACGGGTTACGACGCTCGCAGGAGTCGCTGCGATCGCACTTGCCGGCTTGCTAGGACAACCGTCCTCTGCATCCGCGAAAACCCATGACGTGCACATGACCGCGGTGGAGTCCGACATCATCATCGACGGCGGTGGCGAGAAATATGCCGCCTGGACATTCAACGGCACCATGCCAGGCCCAGTCGTCCGCGTGACCGAAGGCGATACGATCAACTTTACGCTGACCAACCCCGCCACGAATAAAAATCCGCACGCCATGGACTTCCATGCCGCGGAAGTCGATTTCTTGAAGAACTACAAATCCGTCAATACGGGCGAAACCCACAACTTTACCTTCGTGGCCAAAAAGCCCGGCATTTTCTTCTACCACTGCGGCGCGCCGCCCATGATTCAGCACATCGCGCGTGGCATGTTCGGCGCCATCATCGTGGACCCGAAAGACGCCAGCGCCTTGCCCAAGGCGGATCGTGAATATGTCTTGGTTCAATCCGAATACTTCAAGAACCCGGGCGACGTGCAAGCGATGTTCGACCGGAAGTTCGACGGCATGATGTTCAACGGCGGCATCTTCAAGTATCACCCGTTCGTGACGGGCGGCGGCAAGCTCGATGCCAAGCCAGGCGAGCGCGTGCGCATCTATTTCGTGAATGCCGGCCCGAACGAGTTCTCTTCGTTCCACCCCATCGGCGAGATCTGGGACAATGTGTATGAGAGCGGCAATCCCGCCAATAAGTTGACCGGCGTGCAGACCTATGTGGTCGGACCGGGCAGCGCCGCGACCTTCGACGTGGTGGTGGAATCGGCCGGAGCCTATCCGCTGGTCACGCACTCCTTGACCGGCGCCCTCCGTGGCGCCATCGCCGTGCTCGTGGCATCTCCCGATGCCAAGCCCTCGACGAATTTGATGCCCATGGTTCCCTGGGAACTTCCCGCAAAGAAGTAA
- a CDS encoding putative HTH-type transcriptional regulator rrf2-like (Evidence 3 : Putative function from multiple computational evidences; MaGe:77310550), with amino-acid sequence MKLSKKSEYGLRALIELTLAYEQTTLQRHQIAKRQHIPIEFLEQILLALKRAGLLASRRGLKGGYTLIKPPEAITVGQVIRILDGPLAPIGCVSKTAYQKCRDCPYADKAQCPVQHVMGPVRDAIADILDNCTLNDFASSHRKG; translated from the coding sequence GTGAAGCTTTCCAAAAAAAGCGAATACGGACTCCGCGCCCTCATTGAGCTCACGCTCGCTTACGAACAGACGACGCTCCAGCGCCATCAAATTGCGAAGCGCCAGCACATCCCCATAGAATTTTTAGAACAAATTCTTCTCGCCTTGAAACGGGCAGGATTGCTGGCCAGCCGGCGCGGCCTCAAAGGCGGCTATACCTTGATCAAGCCCCCTGAAGCGATCACCGTTGGGCAGGTGATCCGCATCCTGGACGGCCCGCTCGCTCCGATCGGCTGCGTGAGCAAGACGGCCTACCAGAAGTGCCGGGATTGCCCCTATGCAGACAAGGCGCAATGTCCCGTTCAGCACGTCATGGGTCCGGTCCGCGATGCCATCGCCGACATCCTCGACAACTGCACGCTCAATGATTTCGCATCGAGTCACCGCAAGGGATAA